The Phycisphaeraceae bacterium genome has a window encoding:
- a CDS encoding transporter, with the protein MRGSAGAAWIMGSCGVAWSLSGALASSGQEASYRDLGTSSYSLFNPTPRELRRGMSPDRPDTTESPITVDAGVVQLEMSFFDLSKNGSHRTWTAAPFNLKLGLTESMDIQFVLDPYLHVREDGRGRLAHGLGDLQVRLKLNLWGNDGGSTAFGVMPFIKVPTAGAGLGNDHVEGGVILALSWDAAPGVGLAFMVEPDIVYDEADDDHDLELLHTAVLGLDITDRVGWFIEYAGVVSADASPYRAEAITGFTLAVTDDLMLDCGVRLGLTGDADDWGLFAGMSIRF; encoded by the coding sequence ATGCGGGGATCAGCCGGTGCGGCGTGGATCATGGGTTCGTGCGGCGTGGCGTGGTCGCTTTCGGGCGCCTTGGCGTCGTCGGGGCAGGAGGCGTCGTACCGCGATCTCGGCACGTCGTCGTACTCGCTCTTCAACCCCACGCCGCGAGAGTTGCGGCGGGGCATGAGCCCGGATCGACCCGACACCACCGAAAGCCCCATCACGGTCGATGCCGGGGTGGTGCAACTGGAGATGAGTTTCTTCGACCTGTCGAAGAACGGTTCGCATCGCACCTGGACCGCGGCGCCATTCAACCTGAAACTGGGGTTGACGGAGTCGATGGACATCCAGTTCGTGCTGGACCCGTACCTGCACGTGCGCGAGGATGGCCGGGGGCGGCTCGCTCACGGGCTGGGCGACCTCCAGGTGCGGCTGAAGCTCAATCTGTGGGGAAATGACGGGGGAAGCACGGCCTTCGGCGTCATGCCCTTCATCAAGGTTCCCACCGCCGGCGCGGGGCTGGGCAACGATCACGTCGAGGGCGGCGTGATTCTGGCCTTGTCGTGGGATGCCGCGCCGGGCGTGGGGCTGGCGTTCATGGTCGAGCCGGACATCGTGTACGACGAGGCCGACGACGACCACGATCTTGAACTGCTGCACACCGCGGTGCTGGGGCTGGACATCACCGATCGGGTCGGCTGGTTCATCGAGTACGCGGGCGTGGTGAGCGCGGATGCGTCGCCCTACCGCGCCGAGGCGATCACCGGCTTCACCCTGGCGGTGACGGACGACCTGATGCTGGACTGCGGCGTGCGTCTCGGGCTGACCGGGGATGCCGACGACTGGGGACTTTTCGCGGGTATGAGCATTCGCTTTTAG
- the mntR gene encoding manganese-binding transcriptional regulator MntR — protein sequence MTAIRRPVNSFAKVRADHATETAEDYVEAVSDILHRQGECRVKDLADVMGVTHVTVTRIIARLQEERLVETEPYRPIRLTAKGERLAADSRRRHGIVLRFLRAIGVPPEDAQRDAEGIEHHVGEKTLECMRRFADERERESSGGAS from the coding sequence ATGACCGCGATCCGCCGCCCCGTCAACTCGTTCGCCAAGGTTCGCGCCGATCACGCCACCGAGACGGCGGAGGACTACGTGGAGGCGGTCTCGGACATTCTGCACCGTCAGGGTGAGTGTCGCGTGAAGGACCTGGCGGACGTGATGGGCGTGACGCACGTCACGGTGACGCGCATCATCGCGCGGCTGCAGGAGGAGCGGCTGGTCGAAACCGAGCCGTATCGCCCCATCCGGCTCACGGCCAAGGGCGAACGGCTCGCCGCCGACAGCCGAAGGAGGCACGGGATCGTGCTGCGATTCCTGCGCGCCATCGGCGTACCGCCCGAGGACGCCCAGCGCGACGCCGAGGGCATCGAGCATCACGTGGGTGAGAAGACGCTGGAGTGCATGCGCCGCTTCGCGGACGAGCGCGAGCGGGAATCATCAGGAGGTGCGTCATGA
- a CDS encoding zinc ABC transporter substrate-binding protein translates to MSGRRLGIVRCLLAAGAGLLASCAGPSGSDVAATDGRPRIVCTVGMVTDIVRRVAGDRAEVIGLIGAGVDPHLYKPTRDDVEMLSKADIIFYAGLMLEGKMADTLVKVGRSRKVYAVTEEIDDSFLLHPDGAEGHADPHVWMDGSAWAECVKVVARALSEFDPLHAADYARRGDALIADIMAMHEYGKRVISTIPERSRVLITSHDAFNYFGRAYGLRVEGVQGLSTESEAGLKRINDLVDFIVKHEVRAVFIETSVSPRNIQALIEGARSRGHAVVIGGELFSDAMGEEGTYEGTYLGMLDHNLTIVARALGGEAPAAGCHGKLSHASH, encoded by the coding sequence ATGAGCGGACGACGCCTGGGCATTGTGCGGTGTCTTCTTGCGGCGGGCGCCGGGCTGCTGGCTTCGTGCGCCGGCCCGTCCGGTTCGGATGTCGCCGCCACGGACGGCAGGCCCCGCATCGTCTGCACCGTGGGCATGGTGACAGACATCGTGCGCCGCGTGGCGGGGGATCGGGCGGAGGTGATCGGCCTCATCGGCGCGGGCGTGGACCCCCACCTCTACAAGCCCACGCGCGACGACGTGGAGATGCTCTCGAAGGCGGACATCATCTTCTACGCGGGCCTGATGCTCGAGGGCAAGATGGCCGACACGCTCGTCAAGGTCGGCCGCAGCCGGAAGGTCTACGCGGTGACGGAGGAGATCGACGACTCATTCCTGCTGCACCCCGACGGGGCGGAGGGGCACGCCGACCCGCACGTATGGATGGACGGCAGCGCCTGGGCCGAGTGCGTGAAGGTCGTCGCCCGCGCCTTGAGCGAGTTCGATCCGCTCCACGCCGCCGACTACGCCCGGCGCGGCGACGCGCTCATCGCCGACATCATGGCGATGCATGAGTACGGCAAGCGGGTGATCTCGACCATCCCCGAGCGCAGCCGCGTGCTCATCACCTCGCACGACGCCTTCAACTACTTCGGCCGCGCGTACGGCCTGCGGGTGGAGGGCGTGCAGGGGCTCTCCACCGAATCGGAGGCGGGGCTGAAGCGCATCAACGACCTGGTGGATTTCATCGTGAAGCACGAGGTGCGCGCCGTGTTCATCGAAACCAGCGTGTCGCCCAGGAACATCCAGGCGCTCATCGAAGGCGCCAGATCGCGCGGGCACGCGGTCGTCATCGGCGGGGAACTCTTCTCCGACGCCATGGGGGAGGAGGGAACCTACGAGGGCACCTATCTCGGCATGCTCGACCACAACCTGACCATCGTGGCCCGCGCCCTGGGGGGCGAGGCGCCCGCCGCAGGATGCCACGGGAAACTGAGCCATGCGAGCCATTGA